CAATGACTTGATCCACTCTGGTTTCAACTCTTTCCACGTGCCCGGGCCTTCTTTGACATAAGCGTCTGGTGACAAGAAAGCTTCGATTGTTTTCGGAGGAAGGGAGTAATCCATGTACTTCTCACCGATATCGTCCGCGCTGAATGGGCCCGGAAGAACAACGTCCGCATCCACGCCGCGGTGTTGAGTCGATTTACCGCCTGGAATGAAGAACATCCCCACAGTCACCTTGATCGCGCCCAAGTTATTTGGAATCGGAAGAACTGACTGAACGCTGCCCTTACCGTACGTGTGGTCACCACCAACGATAACAGCACGTTTATAATCTTGAAGAGTTCCAGATACGATTTCAGATGCAGATGCGGAGATACGGCTTGTCAAAACAACAAGCGGACCCGCCCAATCAACCGCTGGATCTGTATCGCGAAGAGCGGACTCTGCACGACCTTCATTTTTAGAAGATTGTTTTACAACGTTTCCAGTTTGGAAGAACAAACCTGCGATTTTAACAGCGTCTTCCAAAGAGCCGCCGCCATTGTTCGACAAATCAAGAACAATCCCGTCAGCCTTTTTATCATTCGCTTCTTTCACAAGTTTTTTCATGTCAGCCGCAGAAGAGCGACCACCACGGCGAGAATCCGCGTAGAATGAAGGGAAGTTGATGATACCCAACTTCTTTTTCTGACCGTTGATTTCTTTATCCACGAAAATGATGGAAGCCGCTTCGTCCTCAAGATTTACTTTTTCACGAGTCAAAGCGACATCGAAACGTTTTTTACCTTCGCCCGATTTACGCAAGATCGTCAAACGAACTTTCGTACCTTTGTTACCGCGAATCTTTTTAACGACATCTTTCAAATCCATGTCGATCACGTTTTCCATAGGCCCTTTTTCCTGACCTACAGCGATGATCTTATCTTGCGGCTCAATCAAGCCTGATTTTGCAGCGGCTCCGCCCGGTACAAGTTGTTCAACAACTGTGAAACCGTCTTGCGAAGAAAGTGTCGCGCCGATGCCTTCCAAAGAAAGGCGCATTTGAATTTCGAAATCTTCAAGAACATCACGAGAAAAGAAACTCGAGTGTGGATCCAAAGCACGGGCAAAAGAATCAAGATAGCCCGAGAACAAATCGTCTTGCGTCGTCTCTTGGGTTCTTTTCACGGCTCTTTCGTAGTTTTTTACTACGTTCTTTTTCGCTTCATCCAATTTCATGTCTGTCGCCAAGTAATTGCCGATTTGGAACTGGATGTATTTTTTCAAGTACTCATTCGCTTCATTCGCGTCTTTCGGCCAAGGTTTTTTCTCTGGATCGAAAGTGAATTCAGTTTGCGCGTCGAATTTAAAATCCTTGCCCAGATATTTTTTAGCGAAGGCCGCACGGTCTTGCACTCTCTCTAACACAATCTTTTGTGTTTCATTAAGGAAGGCACAATCTCTGGCTTTTGTTTTATCAAACACATTGCCAGTGAGTTTCTTCACTTGGTCAACGTCTGCTTGAGTCAGGTAAATTTTGGAGGGATCTAATCTTTTAAGATATTGTTCAACGACACGTGTTTGTAAATCTGTATCGCGATTGGAATACTTCACGTGATTTGCCAAGAAACCTTGCTCAATCACTGTAAGGTAACGGCACTCCAACCCATCTTTGAGTTGCGCCGACGCTAGAGAAGAAACCGCTAGTGAACCAGCGACAATGAAACCTTTTACACCCTTCGAGATTAAACTCATGATGATCCTTCCGTGTCCAGCTTCCCTCGAGGAAAGCCCCTACTAATTTCCCTAGATTATCAAATAATCAGTAGAGAGCATTCTATTTATGAAGCTCGTCATAAATTAGGACGTGGTGAGGATCTTTAAGACTTTTGTCGATCTTCTTCGAAAAAAGAAAGTTGTGAGAGGTTCTCCACTTTATCGCCGCGAAGACCGCTGAGTTTTACTTCGTGTTTAATAAAACTTCCGTGCTGCGTCTCGATCATAAAGAATGACATCTCAGGGAATCTCGCCTTTAGTCGAGTCATTTCTTCCACGATCAGTTGGATGTTCTTCGGATCGTCGTCAGACATCCCGAAGCGGTGATGCGGATTGTAGCCATAAATATCAATCGCTTTTTCCACACTGGCGCGGATGGCTCTTTGCTTTAGTTCCGCTGTGCCTTCTTTGAATTCACTGTCGCCCAGTTCGATGCGTGTCTCTTTGTGACTCACAGGATAGACGCTGAGATAGTTGGGCTCCAATGGCAAAACTTTATTTTGCACGAAAACGCGAATGCCATCTTTCAAAGTTTCTGGATGATGACCACGTGCTGTGATCACCGAAAGAGGTCGCTGATTGAAGGACGCGTGATAGAAACATTCCCAAGAAGGTCCCTTCCATTGGAAGTCGGCAAAACCTAAGGCCTCAGAAACGTCTTGAACGAAGACCTGCTTTTTGCCCTGGAGTTTTTGAAGCTCATCGATATGCACGTCGCGAAAATTGCGGAACGTTCCCGTAGAGTCGCAGTAATCGATCTGGTAATCGGCGTAGAGGCCCGACTTACCGATATTGGAATGATGTTGGGCAAAATCACCGCTCGAAATTTTAATTTCACTGCGATCGTTCTTGTTAAAAAGAATCAGGGGTGTCGTCAGAAAAGCAATATTGTCGTCGAAATCAAAAAAATAAAAACTGCGCCCACCGAGATGAAAGTTTCTATCTTTCTCCGGTGCGCGATTGATTCCTAACTCCAACTGTCCCTTCAGGGGACTGTTGCTCATAAACACTCCACATCCTGCGCTGTTCGCGCGAAATTCGTGGAGCAAATTTAGCAAAGAATCCCCCCTCCGGAAAGAGGGCTGAACAATTTTCCCGTCAAGATTGTGTTTGTCTACTAGTTTGACACTTCGCCTTCGTCAGCTGCTTCAGAAGACTCTAATTCCTCTACTGGAACCTTTAAAACTGGTTCGGCGCCCTTCTTTACGGCAGGGCTTGGCGATGGAGTCGGCTCTGGGCGACGGCTTTTAACGTCCCACTGCTCTCGACATCCTTTCAGGGTATTTTCAGAGATGCTACCACCTTTAGACTGCATCGCAGAGATCGCGCAATCCACCACTTCCGGTGCATCATCTCCGCAGAGTTTTTCCGCCTGAGCAGAAGTGATTGAAAGAGAACGCGCACGCACCGTCGACATACATTGGCTCTTCGTTTGCTCTTGAGCCCACGAAGGCAACGGCAAAGACATCAGTAGAATAAAGTACAAGAATCGCATAGTCCCCTCACGAAAAAGCCCCCGTTTTCAGGAGGCTTTGTTTTATTTTTTAGACTTACGAGTAACCACTTTCTTGACACCCAGAGCGGCAGCTTTTTCTTTCGCTGTCTCGGCTTTCTTTAAGGATTTTTTCGGAGCCGCCGCTTTCGGCGCGCCCTTCGCTTTTCCTTTGGCTTTCGTGCCACCTTTTTCATTAATCAAAGCGACCGCTTGTTCCAAAGTCACTGTATCCGGCGTTGTGCCTTCAGGAAGCGATACATTCACCTTACCGCTCTTGATATAAGGACCGTAAGGTCCATTATAAACCTGAATGGCATCGCCCGAATCAGGATGAGTCCCCAACTCCTTCAGAGGAGCCGCGCGACCGCGTCCCTTCTTCGGCTGACTGAGCATTTCCAAAGCTCTTTCAAGAGTGATCGTAAAGATACTCTCACCCTTTGGAATAGAACGATAATCGCCATCGTGAACAATGAACGGTCCGAAGCGCCCCAAACCCGCTTTGATTTCTTTGCCCGTGCCCGGATGCTTACCCAACGTCTTCGGCAAAGCCAAAAGATCCAAAGCCATTTTCAAATCGACCTGCTCTGGCTGAGTGCCCGGAGGCAATGAAGCTCGTTTCGGTTTGTCATCTTCCGGAGTCACATCACCCAACTGCACGTAAGGCCCATAACGACCGTTCAAAACATACACTGGAAGATCTGTCGTCGGATCCACGCCCAAAGCATCAGCACCATTGATCTTTTGATCGATCAGTTTTTCAGCGATCTCCGGAGTGATATCCGCCGGAGATTCATTGTCTGGCAAAGAAGCACTGACATCCGCGCCGTCTCTTGTCGTTGTGACGTAAGCGCCATAACGACCGACGTGGAATTTATATTTATCCATTCCTTCCAAAGTCATCGTACGAGCTTCATCAGGATTGATTTTTTCACCTTGATCATCCACGCGCGCTTTTAAACCTTTCGGTCCTTTGTAAATCGACGCGAGATATTTTTCCCAATCCAAATCACCGTCCGCGATGTTATCGAGGCTTTGCTCCATCTCGGAAGTGAAACCCAAATCGACATACTCGGAAAGATATTGGCTAAGAAGTTTTGAAACAATCATCGCCGTAAACGTCGGCACCAAGGCCGTCCCATTTTTACGAACGTAACCACGATCGATAATTGTACCGATAACGGAAGCGTACGTTGACGGACGACCGATACCTTCTTTTTCCATCGTTTGCACAAGACTCGCCTCTGTATAACGAGCTGGTGGTTTTGTTTCGTGAGACGTTGGATCTAGTTTTCCGCACTTCACGGCGTCTTTCACTTTCAACGCCGGCAAACGCACTTCACGTTCTGCCAAATCAGCTTCTGGATCATCACTGCCTTCGACATAGGCGCGCAAGAAACCCGGGAACTCAATTGTCATCCCCGAAGCACCGAACAACGCCTCACCCACTGTGATCTTTGCACTGACTTGTTTCTGACGAGCATCCACCATTTGTGAGGCAATTGTGCGCTTCCAAATCAAATCGTAAAGACGGAATTGCGTGCCTGTCAGACCCGTTTCATCCGGATCCATGAACTGATTTCCCGCAGGACGAATCGCCTCATGGGCCTCTTGAGCCCCTTTTACTTTTTTCGCAGCGTAATTGCGCGGCTGCGGAGTCAAATACTCTTTACCGTACTTGCTCTGAATACAATCGCGAGACGCATTGATCGCTTCGTTAGAAAGGAAGGTCGAGTCCGTACGCATATAGGTGATGAAACCTTGCTCGTACAACTTCTGAGCGACTTGCATTGTCTCTCGCGAACTCAAACCCAATTTACGGTTGGCTTCCTGTTGCAATGTCGAAGTGATAAAGGGAGGTGCTGGTTTTCTAAATGTCGGTTTTTCTTCAACATCAGAAACAGTCCATGCGCCCGATTTCAAATCGGCTGCAAGTTTTGCCGCCGTTTTTTCATCAAGGACAAGAACATCCTTACCTGCTGTAAGCTGCCCCGTCAGACCATCGAAGTCTTTACCCGTCGCGACTCTTTGATTTTTGTACTGCTGTAAACGTGATTCAAAGTTAACGCCGTCTTTGGAAAGCTCCGCAAGAACTCCCCAATAAGAAGACTTTTTGAAACGAATACGCTCGAGTTCTCTTTCTACAATCAAACGCACAGCTACGGACTGCACGCGGCCTGCTGAAAGGCCGTAAGCGACTTTCTTCCACAACAAGGGAGAAATCGTATAACCCACCAAACGATCGAGGATACGACGCGCCTCTTGCGCACGCACAAGATTCAAATCAATTTCACGCGTGTCTTTCAACGCTTTTTGAATCGCGTCTTTCGTGATCTCGTGGAAAACCATTCGCTTTGTCGGCACTTTTGGTTTTAGAACTTCAAGCAAATGCCAGCTGATAGACTCCCCTTCGCGGTCTTCATCGGTCGCGAGGTATAGCTCTGAGGCTTCATCGAGTTTATCTTTCAGATTTTTTACAACTTTGGTTTTGTCTTTTGGAACGCAGTAAAGAGGCTCGAAGTTTTTATCAACATTCACGCCCAATTGCGCCCATTTCTCTTTTTTTACTTTTTCAGGAATATCTTTCGCGGATTGCGGAAGATCGCGGATGTGTCCCATGCAGGACTCCACCACATAATCTTTTCCGAGGAACTTACGAATCGTCTTGGCCTTTGTGGGAGACTCCACAACGACAAGCTTGATTCCCTCTGATGCGTCACTTTTTTTGGCCATGATCGTTCCTTGACTAAAGACCAGCGCGTAGCCAGTACTATATATATAGACAAAAAATGAAGGTACTTACGCAAAGGTGCAAGTCTAATTTTTGACAACCCACACCAAAGGTACCCGCTTCCCTCCGTGGGAAAAAGGTACCAGGTACCTTTTTCCCTTGGTACTTTGAGGTATGCAAGACGTTACTAAGTTTTCTCAACGCTTAAGTTTTCTTCTGACTGACATCGACGACACACTCACGGATGAAGGCCATTTAGGTCCTGAAGCTTATGAAGCTCTGTGGAGTTTGCACCGCGCCGGAGTCCACGTGATTCCAGTAACAGGTCGTCCCGCAGGATGGTGCGAAATGATCGCACGCATGTGGCCCGTCAGCGGCATCGTTGGAGAAAACGGCGGATTTTATTTCCGCTATCACAATCGCAAGATGCACCGTCATTTCTTTTTTGACGAAAAAACCCAAAAAGAAAACCGCGCAAAACTTCAGCAACTGGAAAAAGAAATCCTGCAGAAAGTTCCCGGTTGTGATTTGGCAAGCGATCAGTTTTGCCGCTTGATGGATCTCGCGATTGATTTTTGTGAAGACGTCCCTGCTTTACCCCGCAGTGAAGTGCAAAAGATTGTCGACATCTTTCAATCGCACGGTGCTCAAGCAAAGGTCAGTTCAATTCATGTGAACGGATGGTTCGGCAGTTACGACAAACTCACAATGTCTTTGCGTTTTTTAGAAAAAGAATTCGGCGTGAATGCCGAAGATGCAAAAAAGGTGTGCGGCTTTAGTGGAGATTCTCCAAATGATGAGCCGATGTTTGCTTACTTCCCTCACAGTTTTGCTGTTGCGAATATTCAAAACTTTATCGATCAGATTAAAAACAAACCTACATATGTGACAAAGGCCCGTGGCGGTTTAGGGTTTACCGAAATTGCCGCTGCGATTTTGAAAAAATAGCAATTGTTCGCACAAGTCTTTGTAGCGAACATTCTACTCTCAGAAGAAAAGCAGCATCGTTGCTCGCAGCTTCGTATTGAGACTGCGGATATTTACATAATAAACGAAAAACACGCTGTAAGTTTATTGAACCGAACAATGATCAGTCATTCTTATGTTATCTCGAATCTAGTGAAAACCTTTTGAACACTTAGTTTTTCAAAACTGTCGGAAGCGTGAACAGGGCGAAATTTATTTTTTCCACCCGGTTTTTATTTTGAAAATTTAGAACTAACCTGAATTTGGATCTCAATGAGGAGGGAACCACATGAACAAACAGGTTATCGTTTCAGCATTGTTAGCGATTGGGTTTCTTGCAGGATGCAATAATAACTTAACTCCACTAAGCGCAACGAACGACAGTTCTTCGCAAGAAGCCGCTTCAACAGCTCCGGCAGTGAATAACTCTGAAGCGCAAAAAATGCTTCATAATATCGAAGCCGCATTGAAAGAACATTCCGTTGATAATAACGTCGCTGCCAAAATCACAAATCAAAAGCTGCCTTCCGGATTGATGCTAGATAGTTCTCAGATCAATATGATCCTTGGGATGGCGGGTTCCGCTTTAAATGGAGCCGGTCTTGGCAACAGCAATGATCTGAGCGCCATTATTCCTGTTCTTATTGGTGGTGCCACCCAAGGCGCGGGGAATATCGGACTACCAAGTTCACAGCTTAGTGACTTGCTAGGAGTTATTGGCAATGGATCTCTAAGTTCGATTCTCAATTCAGCATCAGGCACAGGTAGCGGTCTTCCGACAGGTTTAATTCAAACTTTGACGGGATCATTGTTTCAGAACCTTCCTCTTGCAGGAGTGACCTCCGGAAACATTTCACAAGTTGCTGGTTCGCTGATGAGTTCATTGACTGGCAACCTTGGCAATACGGGGCTGGGTGGAGCAGATCTTTCAAGTATCATTCAAAGTATTTCATCGGGTGCAACACTGGGGATCGGCAAATCAGGCTTTAATTCCTCACTCCTGAGTAGTATTCTTGGACAAATTGGCATAGGTTCTGTGACTGGAATTTCGGGAATCAATCTTCCTGGCGGTATGAATACCTCAATGCTGCAAACATTGTTGAGTGCCTTCACTTCAGGGTCTAACTTCGGTTTAGGGCAGCTCGCAGGCTCACAAGTTATCAACAACTCCATGATCTCAACCCTTCTTGGCAGTTTGACTCAAGGTCAATCGGCAGCTCTTCCTTCCACGGGAATGAATTCGTCACAACAACAAATGATGATGATGTTCATGCAAATGCTTCTAGCGAATTTAGGTAAACGCTAAGATGAAAAAAAAGCACTGACCACAATCGCAGTCAGTGCTTTTTTAGCAAATCTCCAGAAAAACTTTTAAGCTCCCGCGAAACTCAAAGACTTCACAAGAACATCCGGGCAGATCATCGAGCTGCCTGGCTTGTTGTACTCATTGCCGAGGTCTTCAATATCGCGAAGGAGATCAAGGACATTCCCGGACATAACAAATTGATCAATAGCTCCAACAAGTTTTCCATTTTCGTAAAGGAAACCTTCTGCCGGCATTGAAAAATCACCTGTGGATTCCTTAAAACCCGCATGCAAACCGCCCGAGAACTCCGTCAAAAACACAACCTTCGGGTGCGACTGCAAAAGATCCTGCAAAGATTTTGTACCTTTCGCCACCACCAAGTTCGTCGCGGCAATAGCCTGTTGAGAAGCCGGGCTGCGACGCGCATGAGAAGTATGCGGCAAATTCATTTTTTGCGCGTATTCCAAATTGGTCAGGAAGTTTTTCAAAACGCCATTCTCAAACAGAACCGTTTTTTGTGAGGCAGCTCCCTCGTCATCAAACGGACGAACCGCAGTCCCACGAAGCTCGAAAGGATCATCGAGAAGTTGAAACTTCTGACTTGCAATTTTTTGTCCTAATTTTCCTTTGAACAAGGACTTACCCTCATCCACTTCCTTGGCAGAAAAGTAAGAGTGAATCATCTGAAGAATCATAGGAAACTGATCACGGTCGATCACCACAGCATAGTTCCCCGTCGCGAGCTTTTGTGCTCCTAAGCGGGACACGGCTTTGCGCACACCTTCTGTTGTCACTTCTTCAGGATTGATCTCTTTGAAGTTGCGGGCGAAGAAACCTTCACCGCCCATCTTCGAAGATTCACCTTCTTTCGCCAATGGATAAGCGTAACCGGAAAAATAACTTTGTTTAAATTCTTGATCCAATCCTTCCGAGTTCAACACACGTTTAAAACTGGTTGTTTCGCTAAAGCCGGAATAAGGCACGGCCTGAATGCGCGCGTCTTTTTCCAGACATTGTTCCTCAAGAAGGCGTGCAACTTCCAATTTCTTATCCATCGCAATATCTTCAGGATTGAAAAGATTCCGCATCGCTTGCACGGTTTGTGGTTTCTGCAAAGGCACATTATGACTGCCCTCTTTTTGCACCGTCTTCGCATTATTCAGAGCCTCACGATAAGTGCGCAATAAAGACTCATCAGAAAGATTCTCGGTGTAAGCGTAACCTTGGTTCGCTCCCAAAATCACGCGAAGGCCCGCCATTTGTGATTGCGTAGACTCGAAGGATTCCAATTTTTTCTTAGAGTAACCGATGCTCAAGCTTTCCCCACCGGAAAGAAGCATTTCGACTTTGGCACCGTCTTTACGAGCTTGCTCTGCGATTTTTTCAAAATTGTTTTTGATCGAATCCATTATTTTGCTCTCCCGCCGACCATAAGACTTGAAACAAGAATTTGCGGCTGCCCTACGGCTGCAGGAATGCTGCCGCTGACGGAGCCGCACATGCCGCGCGCCAACTTCAAATCGTTAGACACTTTCGTGATTTTTCCGAGCGTATCGATACCGCGACCGATAAGGCAGGCGCCTTTCACAGCCTCTTCAATACGACCTTTGCGAATAATGTAGGCTTCGCCAACTTGGAAGTTATAGTCGCCAGTACCTGGATTCACAGAACCACCGCCCATTTTTTTCGCGTAAAGACCGTAATCCACATCACGAATCATTTCTTCAAATGTGTCTTTTCCTGCCGCGATGTAAGTGTTTCTCATACGCGATGCCGGAGCATATTTGTAAGACTGACGACGACCGCTGCCCGTCGCTTCATATCCTGTCTGGCGCGATCCCATTTCATCCACGATGTAAGATTTCAAAACGCCGTTTTCGATCAATGTCGTTTTCTTTGTTCTGTTTCCTTCGTCGTCGATATTGAGAGAACCCCACCCGTTTTCAATTGTTCCGTCATCAATTGCCGTCACACTTTCGTGGGCGATCTTCTGGCCCATCTTGCCACAGAAGACGGAAGCGTCTTTTGCCACGCTTGTTGTTTCTAAACCGTGACCACAAGCTTCGTGGAAGATAACTCCACCGAAAGCATTATCAATCACCACAGGCATTTCTCCCGCCGGAGCATATGCCGCTGTCGTCAACATCACCGCACGGTCGACAGCTTGTTCCGCTAATGATTTCAGATCGATTTGATCATAAACCTCGGAAGTTCCCATGTGGCCTTCATCCTCACTCGCACTTTCTTTAACTCCGTCTTTTTCTACGAAGGTTTGCATCCGAATGCGTGAATACGCGCGTTCGTCATAAGCCATAAGGCCGCGAGAGTTCGCAATTTGCACTCTCTGGAATTTTTCATTCAGTCCCGCCTCAACTTGGGTCACCGAAGAGTGACGAGCGCGCGAGTGCTGATCAATAGCGTTCAACCATTGAAACTTGCGGTTACGATCCATCTCCCATGGCTTTTCACCATAAGTATGAATCGTATCGAACGGAACCTGCATCAAAGGCATAGATTTTTTTGAAGCACCCGTACCGCGACTTTGTGCTGCATTAAGAGCCGCTTTCACCAAGCCTGTTTCGGTTAGGTCATTCGTCGTCACATAAACAATCTCGTGCCCGAAAAACAAACGAATGCCCGCGCCATAAAGTTGGCCGACAATAGCTTGTTCTGGTTTGGAGTTGAGAACTGAAAGTTGAGAAGAATAAGTGTCCTCGAGAAAGATATCAGCGAAGTCAGCCCCGGTGCTCAAAGCCGCATCGAGTGCCTTCGTCAAAATATGAGGTTGAACGATCATAAGACCTCCTTGATCCAAAAAGAATATCGCGAAAGCCAAGACCCCTAAAAGCAAATTCGACAGGAGCTACGCCGAAGACCACAAGTATTACCATTTGATCCCTGGTCCCGAAAGCACCACATTCCTGGACCTACCCCTTGGGAAAAATCCTTGGGAATCCTTTCGTCACCCAACAAAAAGCAAACAAATTATAATTGATTTACAAAACCAGACTTAAACATGAATTTTTCCTTCCGATTTAAACGATCATGAAAACAACGGCACGTTTATTAATTTTTATAGGATTGTTATCACTTTTCACCGCCTGCGGTGAAGAGCCTGGAGTGGTAGCCCTGCCTTCCACTGATGAACCTCTAAATGATGGCGTGGTCGATGGAACTCCATTATATCTCAAACTTGGTTTGAGCTGGGAAGGCACAGACGGAAAAACAATTGAGCGAATCGGCAATTGCTCAATTCCCAATCTTGCCCCCATTGGACATCTGGAAGAATGCACAATTAGTATACCCGAACTAAAATTATACTATAGTGATGTTCATTTTAACGTGGGCACGCTCGCTGACAACTCCTGTGCTCACATAAACTTTTCGCCTTATTATTATCTTCGCTCTACTGATGCCGCTTATCTGCCTCCGGGAGAGACTAGTACAGTAGATTGTTCGCCAACTCAAAAACCTGCGAAATGTTATGGAGGAGCCGCAACCAATATTGCGCCAGACTTTCCTAAAAATGTGGGGGTCTATTTTCTTCCGTCATTGAATCCGAGTGCGATCTTTACTTTGAAGTCGGAGAACGCTACTCGACTGTACGGTGGAGCAAGAGTGAATTATTTAGCTTCAAATAGTTTAACCAAGGCATCGCAATCGGTTGCCGAACCCCCTGGCCTTAAAGAAAGAGCGGGAGGGGCTTTTAACTGGGTTAACT
This region of Bdellovibrio sp. 22V genomic DNA includes:
- the topA gene encoding type I DNA topoisomerase translates to MAKKSDASEGIKLVVVESPTKAKTIRKFLGKDYVVESCMGHIRDLPQSAKDIPEKVKKEKWAQLGVNVDKNFEPLYCVPKDKTKVVKNLKDKLDEASELYLATDEDREGESISWHLLEVLKPKVPTKRMVFHEITKDAIQKALKDTREIDLNLVRAQEARRILDRLVGYTISPLLWKKVAYGLSAGRVQSVAVRLIVERELERIRFKKSSYWGVLAELSKDGVNFESRLQQYKNQRVATGKDFDGLTGQLTAGKDVLVLDEKTAAKLAADLKSGAWTVSDVEEKPTFRKPAPPFITSTLQQEANRKLGLSSRETMQVAQKLYEQGFITYMRTDSTFLSNEAINASRDCIQSKYGKEYLTPQPRNYAAKKVKGAQEAHEAIRPAGNQFMDPDETGLTGTQFRLYDLIWKRTIASQMVDARQKQVSAKITVGEALFGASGMTIEFPGFLRAYVEGSDDPEADLAEREVRLPALKVKDAVKCGKLDPTSHETKPPARYTEASLVQTMEKEGIGRPSTYASVIGTIIDRGYVRKNGTALVPTFTAMIVSKLLSQYLSEYVDLGFTSEMEQSLDNIADGDLDWEKYLASIYKGPKGLKARVDDQGEKINPDEARTMTLEGMDKYKFHVGRYGAYVTTTRDGADVSASLPDNESPADITPEIAEKLIDQKINGADALGVDPTTDLPVYVLNGRYGPYVQLGDVTPEDDKPKRASLPPGTQPEQVDLKMALDLLALPKTLGKHPGTGKEIKAGLGRFGPFIVHDGDYRSIPKGESIFTITLERALEMLSQPKKGRGRAAPLKELGTHPDSGDAIQVYNGPYGPYIKSGKVNVSLPEGTTPDTVTLEQAVALINEKGGTKAKGKAKGAPKAAAPKKSLKKAETAKEKAAALGVKKVVTRKSKK
- a CDS encoding TldD/PmbA family protein; translation: MDSIKNNFEKIAEQARKDGAKVEMLLSGGESLSIGYSKKKLESFESTQSQMAGLRVILGANQGYAYTENLSDESLLRTYREALNNAKTVQKEGSHNVPLQKPQTVQAMRNLFNPEDIAMDKKLEVARLLEEQCLEKDARIQAVPYSGFSETTSFKRVLNSEGLDQEFKQSYFSGYAYPLAKEGESSKMGGEGFFARNFKEINPEEVTTEGVRKAVSRLGAQKLATGNYAVVIDRDQFPMILQMIHSYFSAKEVDEGKSLFKGKLGQKIASQKFQLLDDPFELRGTAVRPFDDEGAASQKTVLFENGVLKNFLTNLEYAQKMNLPHTSHARRSPASQQAIAATNLVVAKGTKSLQDLLQSHPKVVFLTEFSGGLHAGFKESTGDFSMPAEGFLYENGKLVGAIDQFVMSGNVLDLLRDIEDLGNEYNKPGSSMICPDVLVKSLSFAGA
- a CDS encoding HAD-IIB family hydrolase; translated protein: MQDVTKFSQRLSFLLTDIDDTLTDEGHLGPEAYEALWSLHRAGVHVIPVTGRPAGWCEMIARMWPVSGIVGENGGFYFRYHNRKMHRHFFFDEKTQKENRAKLQQLEKEILQKVPGCDLASDQFCRLMDLAIDFCEDVPALPRSEVQKIVDIFQSHGAQAKVSSIHVNGWFGSYDKLTMSLRFLEKEFGVNAEDAKKVCGFSGDSPNDEPMFAYFPHSFAVANIQNFIDQIKNKPTYVTKARGGLGFTEIAAAILKK
- a CDS encoding S41 family peptidase, whose amino-acid sequence is MSLISKGVKGFIVAGSLAVSSLASAQLKDGLECRYLTVIEQGFLANHVKYSNRDTDLQTRVVEQYLKRLDPSKIYLTQADVDQVKKLTGNVFDKTKARDCAFLNETQKIVLERVQDRAAFAKKYLGKDFKFDAQTEFTFDPEKKPWPKDANEANEYLKKYIQFQIGNYLATDMKLDEAKKNVVKNYERAVKRTQETTQDDLFSGYLDSFARALDPHSSFFSRDVLEDFEIQMRLSLEGIGATLSSQDGFTVVEQLVPGGAAAKSGLIEPQDKIIAVGQEKGPMENVIDMDLKDVVKKIRGNKGTKVRLTILRKSGEGKKRFDVALTREKVNLEDEAASIIFVDKEINGQKKKLGIINFPSFYADSRRGGRSSAADMKKLVKEANDKKADGIVLDLSNNGGGSLEDAVKIAGLFFQTGNVVKQSSKNEGRAESALRDTDPAVDWAGPLVVLTSRISASASEIVSGTLQDYKRAVIVGGDHTYGKGSVQSVLPIPNNLGAIKVTVGMFFIPGGKSTQHRGVDADVVLPGPFSADDIGEKYMDYSLPPKTIEAFLSPDAYVKEGPGTWKELKPEWIKSLKERSSERVAKNDEFKKIVDELNKAKARGKVIRVSEVLKDKNEKDKKDKAKKTASKAKKNEEYLKRPDVQEAENVLLDLIQLQEGKALVPPKQANAK
- a CDS encoding TldD/PmbA family protein, with translation MIVQPHILTKALDAALSTGADFADIFLEDTYSSQLSVLNSKPEQAIVGQLYGAGIRLFFGHEIVYVTTNDLTETGLVKAALNAAQSRGTGASKKSMPLMQVPFDTIHTYGEKPWEMDRNRKFQWLNAIDQHSRARHSSVTQVEAGLNEKFQRVQIANSRGLMAYDERAYSRIRMQTFVEKDGVKESASEDEGHMGTSEVYDQIDLKSLAEQAVDRAVMLTTAAYAPAGEMPVVIDNAFGGVIFHEACGHGLETTSVAKDASVFCGKMGQKIAHESVTAIDDGTIENGWGSLNIDDEGNRTKKTTLIENGVLKSYIVDEMGSRQTGYEATGSGRRQSYKYAPASRMRNTYIAAGKDTFEEMIRDVDYGLYAKKMGGGSVNPGTGDYNFQVGEAYIIRKGRIEEAVKGACLIGRGIDTLGKITKVSNDLKLARGMCGSVSGSIPAAVGQPQILVSSLMVGGRAK